The sequence GGAGCAAACCTTCAACCGGGTTTGCCTGAAATGCCATGGCGAACACGCCGCAGGTTCAAAAAGCGGGCCGCCACTGGTCGATCCCTTTTATCGCCCGTCTCACCACGCCGACGGGTCTTTCGTCAGCGCCATCACCCGTGGGGTGCGCCAGCATCACTGGAAGTTCGGGCCGATGCCGCCGCAGCCACAGGTCAAGGCCGCCGAAATTCCTGACCTGATTGCCTATATCCGGGAAATTCAACAGGCCAACGGGGTCTTCTAAAAGCTCTCACGACAATGTGAAACCCCTGTTATCCCCGCATCCGATACTATCGCGCCCTGATGACCAAGAATTCGACACAAAAACTGGTGCTGATGACGGGAATCTCTTTGAGCGTCCTGTTGGCGATGACACTGCTTATGGAAAGCGACGCGCGCGCCCTGTTGTTTGTCATCGGGCTGGTCATGGGTGTTTCGCTTTATCACGGGGCGTTCGGTTTTACCGGCGCTTATCGAAAGCTTTTGAGTGAACGCGACATGACCGGTGTTGCCGCCCAGATGGTGATGCTGGTCGCGGCGATGCTTTTATTCGCACCAGTGCTGGCCCAGGGCAGTGCATTCGGGCACGGAGTCTCCGGGGCGGTGGCGCCGGTTGGCGTGGCCGTCGGCTTCGGTGCGTTTTTGTTCGGCGTCGGTATGCAGCTTGGCAGTGGTTGCGCCTCTGGTGTGCTGTATACCGCTGGCGGCGGCAACATCAGGGCCTTTCTGGTGCTGGTGTTCTTCTGTCTTGGGGCATTCTGGGGCAGCCTTGATTTGGGCTGGTGGCAGCAATTGCCGCAAACAGGCGGCATCTCGCTGGCTCGCACCTTTGGTTGGGAAATTGCCCTGCCCCTGCAAATTGGCGCACTGGTTCTGATTTTTTTGAGCCTGCGCATGGCCGGTTGGACCCTGCGACCGATAAATCGGTGGCAAGACGGCTTTTCGATTTCCGCCCTGCTTAGGGGGCCGTGGCCGTTGATCCTCAGCGCCCTGATGCTGGCCCTGCTCAACTGGGCGACGTTACTCGTCGCCGGTCACGCTTGGTCAATCACCTGGGCGTTTAGCCTGTGGGCCGCCAAAACCGCCGTCCTGTTCGGTTGGGACCCCGCCACCAGCGCCTTCTGGAGCGGTGGCTTCCAACAGGCCGCCTTGGCCCGATCGGTGCTTTCGGACACCACCTCGATCATGAACATCGCCATCCTGATAGGGGCGATGCTGGCCGCTGCCCTGGCCGGATCATTTTACAAGCCCCTGCCCCGGGGAAACAGGCCTTTGCTGGCTGCCATTCTGGCCGGTTTGCTGATGGGTTACGGGGCGCGATTATCATATGGCTGCAACATCGGTGCTTTTTTCAGCGGCGTCGCCTCGACCAGTCTGCACGGCTGGCTGTGGATTGCCTGCGCCCTGCCCGGAAACTGGCTTGGCATCGCCCTGCGAAAACCGTTCCGCATGGATGTGGCCCCGGCATGACTCATAAAACGGAGATACTAATGAAACGTCTGTTCATCCTCGGTGCTGTTCTCACCGCCCCACTGATCACGCCCACAGTCCAGGCTGCCCAGCTTGTTGAATTGTCGCAAGCTCCCTGTCAGTTCCTCGATATTGAGGTTGACCACGGCTTTAAATCCACCGCCAAGGCCGATTGCGATGCGATCAACGCCAAGACGACCACACAGCGTTTGCAATCTGCCAAGGTTATGGAACTGAAAGCCGGCGACTATGTGTTTCGGGTCGGCAACAAAAATGTTCCCTACGAACTTGGTTTCTGGCTTAGGGAAAAAGACTACGACTGGCGCAATCCCATACACAAGTTGACCAAAATCAGCGTTTCAGGCGGTGGCCTGACGACCGGTAAAAGCCGCGATTACGAAGTCACCCTGAAGCCCGGGGAATACCTGTATTCCTGCCCCCTTAATACGACCCCTGATTATCGGCTGGTGGTAACAAAGTAACCAGCCGGAAGCCAATCAGAATGTGTTTGATGGATGCGGGCCGGGAATGACGGGCGGCGGGACGGCAAATGCCGCAGCCCTTGTCATCCCAAGAACCGCCCTTGACCATAAAACGCCCGTTTCCGACGGCTTCGCTCGTCCATTCAAAAACCTGACCGCCGGCATCAAGCATCCCATATGGGCTGGCGCCATTGTCAAAGTTGCCAACGGGCACGGTATCAAAGGGCCCCTGATCGTGTGAGTTCAGACGCGCCGGATCAAAGTCATCTCCCCATGGGAAGCGCCGTCCGTCAGTTCCGCGGGCCGCCTTTTCCCATTCCGCCTCGCCGGGCAATCGCCACAATTGCCCGGTCTTGTTGCTGAGCCAGCGAGCATAGGTGCGCGCGTCGGCGTGGCTGACCAGCACCACCGGATGGTGCTCTCTGCCCGGTGGCGGGGTTTTCCCCTGCCAGGAAAATTTCCGGGTCCGTCCGAATGGATGGATCAAGCCGTATCCGGCCCATGTTGCTGCATCGACACCAGGCGGCGGATATCCGCTTTCCCTGACAAAAATCGCGTAAGCGGCGTTGCTGATCACATTTCGGGTGATGGCGAAGGCGGCGCTGTATGTGCTGTTTCTTGTCTCTTCGTTTTCATACCAACGCCCCTTGCGGGTGGCGCTATGACCATAGGCTTCCTCGTCCAGCGCGTATGCCGCTTGCCGTTCGGCGCGGTCCGAACCTTTGATGAACGAACCGGCGGCGATGGTGATGGTTTTGGGTGCGGCGAATTCCTGCCCCCTGGCCGGGCCGGAAATGGGCAACACAAAGACCATCATGACAAAGAATATTGCCAGCCTGCTTGCAAATAAATTCATGGACCAGATTAAACGCCAGAAACCCCTTTTTGGATGTCACAAACATGTGAAGAGCCGTGATTGGATTAACAGTGCCGGTTTTGGCATTTTTCCTGAAGTCAGTTTATGACTTTTGAAAAAAATAAATTAACAGGAGGTCGTGTCCGTGAAATCCCTTGAAGTGAAGCTGTTGTCTTCTACTGTTTTGCCAATCCTTTTTGGTGGCGGTTTTGTTTTAGGCGGCGCCCTTGTCGCACCGCAACCGGTACAGGCAGGCACGCCGGGCCTTGGCAATCTTAATCCTCCGGCGATTTCACGCGCCCAGGCCAATTTGTTGCATAAAACGGCATCGTGTAGTCCCTGTAATCCCTGCAATCCGTGTGCGGCAAAGAAAAATCCGTGCAACCCGTGTAATCCCTGCGCAGCCAAGAACCCGTGCAATCCCTGTAACCCGTGTGCTGCCAAGAAAAACCCTTGTAACCCGTGCAATCCCTGTAATCCGTGTGCGGCCAAAAATAATCCGTGCAACCCGTGTGGCGCAAATACGTGTGGCGCCAATCCATGTGGCGCAAATGTCGACCCCAAGCTCGTCGTCCGTCCAAAAGGAACCATGTTGCACACGGGTGATACGACGGCACTTGTTCGTGAAGGTAAAAAGCTTTTCATGGACAACAAGCTGTCGACCAATGACATGTCCTGTCAGACATGCCACGAGGGTCTTGAGGCCTTTGAAAAGTCTTTTGCCAAACCCTTCCCGCACCAGGTTGCGATGGCTCAGGACACCAGTGGCATCAGTTCCGTTTCTTTGGATGAAATGGTTCAGTTCTGCATGGTCGTCCCCATGGAAGCTAAACCACTAGCCTGGGACTCACGCGAATTGGCGGCCATTACCGCCTATACCGCAACCTTGCAGCAAGCCTATATCGCCAGGGGAGCAAATCCCTGCAATCCGTGCAACCCGTGTGCGGCCAAGAAAAACCCCTGCAATCCCTGTAATCCATGTGCGGCAAAAAATCCCTGTAATCCATGTAATCCGTGTGCGGCAAAGAAAAACCCCTGCAACCCGTGCGCGGCAAATTAATCCCTTGAAACTCCTCGATAGAACCTGAAATGGAAACGAAAATGTTTAAAACAAAACTCACCACCACTGCCCTCAGCCTAGCTCTTTTGACCGGCGTTGGCGCCGCCATCACCATGACCCCGGCACAGGCCGCATCAGACATTCAACTGGCCGCTGCCGGTTGTTCAAAATGTAATCCGTGTGCAGCCAAGAACCCCTGCTGCCCACAACATCCCTGCAATCCTTGCAATCCGTGCGCTGCCAAGAAAAACAATCCCTGCAACCCGTGTGCGGCCAAGAACCCCTGCAATCCCTGCAACCCGTGCGCTGCTAAGAAAAACCCGTGTGCGGCGAATTAATCCCTGCTCGGCTTCTTTAATTTCTCCCGCTCAAAGAACGCGGACCTGTTTCGACCGGTCCGCGTTTTTTTTCGTGCGACTTTGTAACCATTCCTTTTATTGTTAAAAGTAATCCATGAACAAATCATCACTACCCAACCTGAAAGACGCCTCCAGGGAAGACTTGGAAATCATGCGTGAAGCGGGCTTGCAGATTCTGGAATGTTACCGGGTCTTGCAAAAATCTTCCGACAACATTGTCGGCGAGATATTGCGTGGAAATGAGCCGTTCGTCGAACTTGATCATTATCCGACGGGCGATATCTATGATCCGGCCAGCCACAGCCAATACTACTACCACGCCCATCGGGAGGGCGAGCATGGCCACTTTCATACCTTCCTGCGTGAAGAGGGCATGGAGGCCGCCTGGCAACCTGTCGAACAGTCGCGCATGGATTATATGGATGAGCGTGGCGATACCATTTGCCACCTGATCGCCATCTCCATGGACCCGGCCGGTTATCCGCGCTCGCTGTTCACCGCCAATCGCTGGGTGACGGCGGAAAACTGGTACAGCGCCGAGGACACCATCGCCATGCTCGATCACTTCGAGATTGACCTGGTGCCTCCTTCGTGGCCCGTCAACATCTGGCTAAGCGCCATGCTGCGACTGTTCCGCCCACAAATTATCACCCTTGTCGGCGAACGCGACAAGGCCATCGAGCAATGGCGTGCCGATCATCCGGGCGAGGACGTCTTTGAAGATCGCGGGCTTGAAATCACCTCTGAATTGGCGATCTCCGTCGAAGATCAGATCAATGCTCTCAACAAGGCCTTGAATTAAAACGTATGACGGGCCTTCAGAGCAGCGCTCAAGGTGCCTTCGTCGAGATAATCCAGCTCCCCGCCAATAGGCACACCGTGGGCCAACCCTGAGACCTTGACGTTGCAATCGCTCAGACGTTCGGCAATGTAATGGGCCGTCGTCTGGCCATCGACGGTGGCGTTGGTGGCCAGAATAACTTCCTGAACGACCTCTTCACGGGCCCGCTTGAGCAGGCCCGCAATGTTCAGGTCTTCGGGTCCGATGCCGTCAAGGGCCGACAGGGTGCCGCCCAGGATATGAAAGCGCCCGCCAAAGGCCGGGGTCCGCTCCAGCGCCCACAGATCGGCGACATCCTCGACAACGCAAATCAGGGCGTCGTTGCGTTTGGGGTTCCTGCACACGCCGCAAGGATCGCGGGTGTCGATATTGCCGCAGGTTGAACAGGTCGTCAGGTTCTCCCCTGCGTCTTCGAGGGCCTTTGTCAGAGGCACCAGAAGCGATTCACGACGCTTCATCAAATGCAAGACAGCGCGCCTGGCCGAACGCGGTCCCAGGCCCGGCAGTTTGGCCAGCAACTGGATCAGGCTGTCTATTTGGTTTTCAGCCATTAAAAAGGCAGCGTCATTCCAGGTGGCAATTGCAGGCCACCGGTCAGTTCCGACATCTTTTCCTGCATCACCGTCTCAACCTTGTTCTTGGCGTCATTGAAGGCCGCCGCGATCAGATCTTCCAGAACCGCGGCCTCGTCGGCGACAATCAGCGACGGATCGATTTTGACGGCCCGGGTTTCGTGCTTGCCCGACAATGTTACCTCGACCATGCCGCCGCCAGCGGTGCCGGTCACCTCGACCGTGGTTAATTCATCTTGCAGGGATTTCATTTTATCCTGCATCTGTTGCGCCGATTTCATCATTGCGCCTAGATTTTTCATGGACTCTCTCTCTGTGGTCTTCGATGCTGGGAATCTGTAGCGCACACTTTATCTCAGCTGAGGGACCTATGCAGCATCAAAACCTGTTTGTTTTCGATATTGAGACCATTGTCGACACCGAAGCGGTCCCCAACCTGACCGGTTTTGAAAGTCCTGACATTCAGGCCCGGCGCGAGGAGATTGAGCGCTATCACCTTGACATCACCGGCGGCAAAAACCCGTTCCCCCGCCAACCCTTCCATAAAGTCGTGGCGATCAGTTTTCTTGAGGCGGAAATTGAGCGCGACAGCGCAGGGGAATCCTATCACTTGCGCGAGCTCAGGTCAGGCGGCGAGGCCGGGTTTGACGAGAAACAGCTTCTGCAGGGGTTCTTTAGCTACTTTGAGCGTCTGAAGCCGCGATTGGTCTCGTACAATGGCCGGGGCTTCGATTTGCCGGTCCTGAAATACCGGGCCATGGTTCACGGTATTCAGGCCCCCTGGCTTTATGACGCCGGCGACAAATGGAACTCTTACCAGTCACGCTATTCAGCCGACTGGCATTGTGACCTGCTTGAGGTCCTGTCGGATTTTGGCGCTTCATCGCGGGGCAAGCTCAACGAGATCTGCGCGGTGCTGGGCTTCCCTGGCAAGTTCGGCGTCGATGGCTCGAAAGTCGCGACCATGTTTGACGCGGGCAAGGTTCAGGAAATTCGTGATTACTGCGAGACCGATGTGCTGAATACCTATCTGGTCTACTTACGCCTGATGCAGCACAAGGGCACGTTATCGACAGATAACTACAACCACGCCCTGGCCGATATTATCGCGCTTATTGAAGCCGAAGGCGAAGCACGGCCCCATCTTGCCGAATTTCTAGAGGCCTGGGGCGTCGCCTCAAACAATTCGTTCATGCTTTAAAGATATGGCGCTTTTATGCCTTCGCTGGCGAAGGCGCGCTGGACAGCGGCGCGCGCTGTCATCAATTCCAGGGTTTTCCCCAGATGTTGCATGTCCCGGGGCGGGGTTTTCAAGGTTCTTCCAAAGCGCGCCACCATCAGCAGATAATAATCGGCAGCGCTAAACGTTTCACCCAGAAGGTAAGGACCACTGGCCGCCAGATGTTCATCAATGATGGTATAAAATTCGATCAGGCGGTTTTCTGCTGCTTGCTTGACGGCGGCGGCTCCTTCTGGGTCAGTGGTATACCGATCGCAATAATAATACATCAGGATATCAGGCTGGATGGTGTTGGTCAGGAACATCAACCACTTGTAAAAATGGGCCCGCTCAGGTGTGCCCAGAGCCGGGGCCAACCCGCAGTCAGGGTGTCCGTCAACCAAATGCAAACAGATGGCGGCGGCTTCAAACAACACCAGGTCGCCGTCAACCATAACCGGAATCCGGCCCGACGGATTGAGCTTCAGGTAAGCCGGTGACTTGTGGGCGTTCACGGAACGATCAACTTCGGTCAACTTGAAATCAAGGCCCAGCTCTTCGAGGATGAAATGCGGCGCAAGGTTGGCGTTGCCGGGGGCAAAATGAAGTTCGATCATAAAAGCCTGCTTTTTAAGTTGGGAAAAGGTCAGTTTTTCTGGACATCGTCAATGGTAGCACCCGGGAAGGTTTCGAGTACCGCCTTGACCAATGGGTGTTCACTTGCCTGGGCCCGCTGTGAAGCCTTGGCCGCGTCCCATTGCTGTTGCAGGGTTGGTGCGCCTGCTTCATTGGAGACGGTGACGACCCAGCGCCGCGAGGTATTTTCGCTGAGGAACTTGGCCATTTCGTACGGCAGTTCACGTTTTCCATGCTCGCCCAACCCAACCTCGACCCGCCCCGGCTCAAAATGAACCAGATGAACGTTATTGATGATGTTGGCGCGCAAAATGGCTTCGCGTTTTTCGTCGGCAAGTTCAGCCACCTGCTGCAGGTTTTCAGGATCGTTTGTGCCTGCTTCAGGGAACGGTTCGGGTCCAAATTCCGGTTGCTGCTTCAGGGCCTGAACCTGATCACGGGCCGGTGCCGACGGGGGCGGTTGTTCTGGCGGCGGCGATGGCATGATTGCGGCAGGTGCTGCGGGGGGCGACGCGGCAGGGGGCGACGCGGTTGCTTGCGACGCTGTGTCGTCCTTGTTGTCAGCCATTTTTTTCAGTGCATCGGCCGGGGTCGGCAAATCGGTTACGTAGGCCAGACGCACCAGCACCATTTCGGCAGCCTGTACCGGCGAGGGAGCATTTCTGACCTCGGCCAGGCCTTTAAGCAGCATCTGCCAGGCCCGGGCAATGGCCGCCATGGATAATCTTTCCACCATGTCTTTGCCACTGACACGCTCAATTTCCGGAACACCCGGATCATCAGCGACCGAGGGTACAATCTTGATACGGGTCAGCCAGTGGGTTATGTCGAGCAGGTCTTCAATAACACTTGCCGGGTCGGCACCTTCCACATAAAGCTTTTCAAACAATGCCAGGGCAGGTGCAATGTCGCCTTTTAACACCGCTTCCAACAGCATGAATGTTTGCGAGCGGTCGGCAAGGCCCAGCATGTCCCTGATTTGTTGTTCACTAACTTCACCCGAACCATGGGCGATGGCCTGATCGAGCAGGCTTAAACCATCACGGACCGAGCCATCGGCGGCCCTGGCGATCAGGCTTAGAGCGCCTTCGTTGACCTGCGCCCCTTCTTTTCCTGCAATGCCGGCAAAGTGGCTGGTCAGGGTTTCGGTATCGACCCGCCTTAAATCGAAGCGCTGACAGCGGCTCAGGACGGTGACCGGAATTTTGCGGATTTCCGTCGTCGCGAAGATGAATTTGACATGTTCCGGCGGCTCTTCCAGGGTCTTGAGCAGGGCGTTGAAGGCGTTCTTGGAAAGCATGTGGACTTCATCGATGATGTAGACCTTGTAGCGGGCAGAGGTCGGCCGGTAGCGCACCCCTTCAATCAGTTCGCGAATGTCATCGACGCCGGTACGACTGGCGGCGTCCATTTCCAGAACATCCACATGACGATCTTCGGCAATCGCCGTGCAATGCTCGCAGACCCCGCACGGGGTCGCCGTCGGCCCGCCGGCACCATCCTCGCCAATACAGTTCAACACCCGGGCGATGATGCGGGCCGTCGTGGTTTTACCGACCCCGCGAACCCCGGTCAGAATAAAGGCGTGCGCCAGTCGACCCTGTTCGATGGCGTTGGTCAGGGTGCGGACCATGGCTTCCTGGCCGATGAGGCCCTCAAACGAGGTCGGACGGTACTTGCGGGCAAGGACCGTATATTCGTCAGCTTGTTCGGATAAGGTCTGATCGGTCATGTGCGATACGAAATTTTATTAAGGTGGGAGACCGGACGGGCGACCCGAACCGAATCTCGTTACGGCTGCTTCCTTCCGGATCTGACCGGGTTGGCGAGCAGTTCGTCCGCCGCCGATCTCCCGGTCGTATTATAACAGTTCAGCGGGCGGGTCGGTCAATTGATTCCGGGCCGCTTTAGCCTGGTTTAGAAAAAAAATCAGCCCGCGCCGTCAAACTTGTCCTCGCCAGCAGCGCCGCCGGAACCCGGATCCGTAATAACCACGTCTGGCGGATCGGAATAGATATCGGCAGGGGGGCCATCAACAGGTTCATAACCATCAGGCAAGGCAAGGGGCGCCTTTGGTTGCGCCGGGGTGGCATCGGTCGGCGCTGGTGGCTGTAATTCCTCGACAAACAGTTCTTCTTCATCGTCAAGGGAAACGCCATCGGTTTTCTCCGGGGTCGTATCGACGACAGGCGCATCTTCCATCTTCACCGGTTCATCTTCCATCTGCATGGGTTCGTCGTCTGAATCCATGTCCGTGCCAAAATCAAGCGGGGCCCCCGGTTCGGAAGGATCTTCAACGGGGGCGCTGACCACTGGCACATCCGGTTCTGCATCGAGCGCCGGGTCCTCGAACATGCTGTCAACAGGGTCTGGCTGTTGGGAGGCATCCGGCTCAGGTTGCAAAGCGGGGTCTTCAAACAGGCTCTCGACCGGACCCTCGTCCGGCGCTGTTTCAACCGGGACTGTCGGCGAGGCGTCAATGGGCTGCTCAGGAGCAGGATCATCGAAAAGTCCACTTGGCGGCTCGGCGGGTTCTTCTTCCTGATCATCAAACAGGCCACCCGGTGATGGTGCGGGTTCTTCTTCCTGATCATCGAACAAGCCCGTCGGTTTGCTTTCCTCCCGGGTATCTTCGATCGGTTTACGCTCAAACAATTTCAGGTGATCTAGTGGGCTTATGGGCAATTCCTTGGGTGGTTCAATGGTGATGAAGCCACCGGAGCTACCAACCATCGCCAATGAGAACATCAATGAATTGTCATCAAATTCGTAAGAGCCGTCACGCACGGCAATGAGCCGAATTTCCGTTACCTTGCCAGCCGGGATCGAAACCCCCTTCAGACAGGAAACCTTTTCAAATTTACCGCCGTCAACCCTGACCCCGGCAACGGCAACGGCCTGAAAAAATTCCATGGCCCGGAATGTATGACCAATGTCATCGGCATTTTCAATGGCCAGAACATAGGATTTTTCCTGCAGCAGCCCCATGTAAACCGGCAGAAAATCGCCCTGGCGGATCCGCAAGTTGAGCTTCTTGGCCTGTTGCCAGTCGACGCCTTGCAAATACGTGCCATAAGCCGTTGTGCAGCGGCCACCGGAAAAGACGGAATTATCCGGGCCGTAGGCGCACGAAGACAGCGCGATCAACGCTAAAAACAGCGCGATGGGCCGAAAAGCCAGCATCCGAAAGACACTCTCCGTTTGCACGCCCCCAACTGCCCTTAAGGATGCGTCTGTTAACAAGGTGTTAAGAATTATCAATTGAGACGGGACAGACCAACATAAAAATCAATTTAACCAAGATGTTAGATGTTTTTTTTGAATCAAGGTTTAAAGCTCGTTCCCGACATGTGATGATAGCAAAATTAAAAATCCTTATCAGATCAGGCGGTTACCATGCCCAAGCCCATTTACTACACCAAAAACCGCCTCCTCAGGAAGCCGGAATTATTTTCCGATCCGCAGTGGGTTGATGGGCGTTTACACGACCGAAATACCAAAATTATCCCGATTTGGCGCAATCGAAACCTGATTCTCGGTCACGATTCGCCTGCCGCCATTACTTTGAGCGGTGACCACGCGCGGGGTTTGCTCGAAATTGCTAGTCAAATAGCCCTGCTGGGTGTCGATGCTGACGAAGACAACCGGCAGGGCGATAGCGCCATTTTTGCCGTCGACGTCTCGCAGCATGAACTGCCCGATCTGAGCCCGATGATGGGAACGGCGGAATTTGTCGATTTGCGACAGGTCGGTGTCCTGATGGACGCCCACGAAGGATCACTTCTGTCCCACGCCCGCGGCCTGATGTACTGGCATCGCCATAACTGTTTTTGTAGCGAATGTGGCTCCCCGACCAGCGCCGAGGAAGCCGGACGGGTCCGTCGTTGCAACAATGAGCTTTGCGAACGAATTCATTTTCCCCGCACCGACCCTGCGGTCATCATGCTTGTCACCCGGCCGGGGCCCGATGGCGGGGCCTGTCTTTTGGGGCGACATGAGAATTTTTCCACGGGTATGTATTCAACCCTGGCGGGCTTCGTCGATCAGGGCGAAACCCTGGAACAGGCGGTTGCCCGCGAGGTCTTTGAAGAAGCCGGCATTCTTGTCGATAACGTTACCTACCGGGCCTCGCAACCCTGGCCGTTTCCGGCTTCGCTGATGTTGGGGTTTCGGGCGCGCGCCCTGACCTTCAATATCGACACCAACAGCGACGAGCTGGAAGAAGCACGCTGGTTTACCCGCGACCAAATCGCCCGTTTTCCAGACAAGGGACTGCGTCTGTCCCGCAAGGATTCGATCTCCTACAACCTGATTAAGGACTGGCTCGATGAAAAAGTTTAGGTGCCGTCTTCCTTACGGAAGGGATGGGCCGGGAAGACACCGAGTATTTTCACCCATGAGGTGAAGAAACCAAGCTCCTCCATAGCCAACTCAACGCTTTTATCGCTACAGTGGCCCTCAATTTCCGCGTAAAACTGGGCCGCGTAGAAATTGCCGTCAACCATGTAGCTTTCCAGCTTTGTCATGTTGACTCCGTTGGTGGCAAACCCGCCCATGGCCTTGAAAAGGGCCGCCGGTACGTTTCGCACCTTGAAAACAAAACTGGTCACCCAGTCGCTGCCGTCGGCTACTGGAAAATCCGCCTCGCGCGTCATAATCAGGAACCTGGTGGTGTTGTGTTCGGCGTCTTCAATGTTGGCGCGCAGGGATTCCAGGCCGTAAATCTCGCCCGCCAGCTCCGATGCAATGGCGGCGTGGGTACGATCCCCCTGCTTGGCGATCATTTCGGCCCCGGCGGCGGTATCCGCGTATACAACCGGCTCAAGCCCCAGCTCGCGGATAATGTTGCGGCATTGCGGCAGCGCATGAACATGGGAATGGACATGGGTCAGGTCTTCAATTTTTGTACCCGGCAACGCCAGT is a genomic window of Rhodospirillaceae bacterium containing:
- the recR gene encoding recombination protein RecR, whose product is MAENQIDSLIQLLAKLPGLGPRSARRAVLHLMKRRESLLVPLTKALEDAGENLTTCSTCGNIDTRDPCGVCRNPKRNDALICVVEDVADLWALERTPAFGGRFHILGGTLSALDGIGPEDLNIAGLLKRAREEVVQEVILATNATVDGQTTAHYIAERLSDCNVKVSGLAHGVPIGGELDYLDEGTLSAALKARHTF
- a CDS encoding YbaB/EbfC family nucleoid-associated protein; its protein translation is MKNLGAMMKSAQQMQDKMKSLQDELTTVEVTGTAGGGMVEVTLSGKHETRAVKIDPSLIVADEAAVLEDLIAAAFNDAKNKVETVMQEKMSELTGGLQLPPGMTLPF
- a CDS encoding 3'-5' exonuclease, which gives rise to MQHQNLFVFDIETIVDTEAVPNLTGFESPDIQARREEIERYHLDITGGKNPFPRQPFHKVVAISFLEAEIERDSAGESYHLRELRSGGEAGFDEKQLLQGFFSYFERLKPRLVSYNGRGFDLPVLKYRAMVHGIQAPWLYDAGDKWNSYQSRYSADWHCDLLEVLSDFGASSRGKLNEICAVLGFPGKFGVDGSKVATMFDAGKVQEIRDYCETDVLNTYLVYLRLMQHKGTLSTDNYNHALADIIALIEAEGEARPHLAEFLEAWGVASNNSFML
- a CDS encoding glutathione S-transferase family protein — protein: MIELHFAPGNANLAPHFILEELGLDFKLTEVDRSVNAHKSPAYLKLNPSGRIPVMVDGDLVLFEAAAICLHLVDGHPDCGLAPALGTPERAHFYKWLMFLTNTIQPDILMYYYCDRYTTDPEGAAAVKQAAENRLIEFYTIIDEHLAASGPYLLGETFSAADYYLLMVARFGRTLKTPPRDMQHLGKTLELMTARAAVQRAFASEGIKAPYL
- a CDS encoding YeeE/YedE family protein translates to MTKNSTQKLVLMTGISLSVLLAMTLLMESDARALLFVIGLVMGVSLYHGAFGFTGAYRKLLSERDMTGVAAQMVMLVAAMLLFAPVLAQGSAFGHGVSGAVAPVGVAVGFGAFLFGVGMQLGSGCASGVLYTAGGGNIRAFLVLVFFCLGAFWGSLDLGWWQQLPQTGGISLARTFGWEIALPLQIGALVLIFLSLRMAGWTLRPINRWQDGFSISALLRGPWPLILSALMLALLNWATLLVAGHAWSITWAFSLWAAKTAVLFGWDPATSAFWSGGFQQAALARSVLSDTTSIMNIAILIGAMLAAALAGSFYKPLPRGNRPLLAAILAGLLMGYGARLSYGCNIGAFFSGVASTSLHGWLWIACALPGNWLGIALRKPFRMDVAPA
- a CDS encoding SUMF1/EgtB/PvdO family nonheme iron enzyme, with the translated sequence MNLFASRLAIFFVMMVFVLPISGPARGQEFAAPKTITIAAGSFIKGSDRAERQAAYALDEEAYGHSATRKGRWYENEETRNSTYSAAFAITRNVISNAAYAIFVRESGYPPPGVDAATWAGYGLIHPFGRTRKFSWQGKTPPPGREHHPVVLVSHADARTYARWLSNKTGQLWRLPGEAEWEKAARGTDGRRFPWGDDFDPARLNSHDQGPFDTVPVGNFDNGASPYGMLDAGGQVFEWTSEAVGNGRFMVKGGSWDDKGCGICRPAARHSRPASIKHILIGFRLVTLLPPADNQGSY
- a CDS encoding cytochrome C peroxidase, which translates into the protein MLHKTASCSPCNPCNPCAAKKNPCNPCNPCAAKNPCNPCNPCAAKKNPCNPCNPCNPCAAKNNPCNPCGANTCGANPCGANVDPKLVVRPKGTMLHTGDTTALVREGKKLFMDNKLSTNDMSCQTCHEGLEAFEKSFAKPFPHQVAMAQDTSGISSVSLDEMVQFCMVVPMEAKPLAWDSRELAAITAYTATLQQAYIARGANPCNPCNPCAAKKNPCNPCNPCAAKNPCNPCNPCAAKKNPCNPCAAN
- the nudC gene encoding NAD(+) diphosphatase, translating into MPKPIYYTKNRLLRKPELFSDPQWVDGRLHDRNTKIIPIWRNRNLILGHDSPAAITLSGDHARGLLEIASQIALLGVDADEDNRQGDSAIFAVDVSQHELPDLSPMMGTAEFVDLRQVGVLMDAHEGSLLSHARGLMYWHRHNCFCSECGSPTSAEEAGRVRRCNNELCERIHFPRTDPAVIMLVTRPGPDGGACLLGRHENFSTGMYSTLAGFVDQGETLEQAVAREVFEEAGILVDNVTYRASQPWPFPASLMLGFRARALTFNIDTNSDELEEARWFTRDQIARFPDKGLRLSRKDSISYNLIKDWLDEKV
- a CDS encoding DNA polymerase III subunit gamma/tau; the protein is MTDQTLSEQADEYTVLARKYRPTSFEGLIGQEAMVRTLTNAIEQGRLAHAFILTGVRGVGKTTTARIIARVLNCIGEDGAGGPTATPCGVCEHCTAIAEDRHVDVLEMDAASRTGVDDIRELIEGVRYRPTSARYKVYIIDEVHMLSKNAFNALLKTLEEPPEHVKFIFATTEIRKIPVTVLSRCQRFDLRRVDTETLTSHFAGIAGKEGAQVNEGALSLIARAADGSVRDGLSLLDQAIAHGSGEVSEQQIRDMLGLADRSQTFMLLEAVLKGDIAPALALFEKLYVEGADPASVIEDLLDITHWLTRIKIVPSVADDPGVPEIERVSGKDMVERLSMAAIARAWQMLLKGLAEVRNAPSPVQAAEMVLVRLAYVTDLPTPADALKKMADNKDDTASQATASPPAASPPAAPAAIMPSPPPEQPPPSAPARDQVQALKQQPEFGPEPFPEAGTNDPENLQQVAELADEKREAILRANIINNVHLVHFEPGRVEVGLGEHGKRELPYEMAKFLSENTSRRWVVTVSNEAGAPTLQQQWDAAKASQRAQASEHPLVKAVLETFPGATIDDVQKN
- a CDS encoding cytochrome c, translating into MPVSKKRKKSSGSEAPQTGAAPKTAIHRSTFTTMAGIVIALGLVGWLIFGGGGGDSTIKVIVPTLSAKAQSGEQTFNRVCLKCHGEHAAGSKSGPPLVDPFYRPSHHADGSFVSAITRGVRQHHWKFGPMPPQPQVKAAEIPDLIAYIREIQQANGVF